The Deltaproteobacteria bacterium genome window below encodes:
- a CDS encoding XRE family transcriptional regulator, which produces MSFPNEKELSKMRKKLEKVEPSRMLPKNASKADQVKFKLCEKFVIYLQDHKMSQVQLAKKLKVDPSRINEIVKYRIDLFTADKLMDLAERLHLDFDVEVA; this is translated from the coding sequence GTGAGTTTTCCTAATGAAAAAGAACTATCTAAAATGCGCAAGAAACTTGAAAAAGTAGAGCCATCTAGGATGCTTCCCAAAAATGCTTCTAAGGCTGATCAGGTGAAGTTTAAGCTTTGTGAGAAGTTTGTTATTTACCTTCAAGATCACAAGATGTCCCAGGTTCAATTAGCAAAAAAGCTAAAGGTTGATCCATCTCGCATTAACGAGATTGTAAAATACCGTATTGATTTGTTCACCGCAGATAAGCTGATGGATTTAGCTGAAAGACTTCACTTAGATTTCGACGTTGAGGTTGCTTGA
- a CDS encoding DUF507 family protein encodes MILSEERQSHWAHLLTDSVWNDDLVDYTDEDQALRLAKKAIQEFVKEDLEIETKAKAKVASLKRGVIEGSPEWEIMFKKYYEEERRKHGQEK; translated from the coding sequence ATGATTTTGTCAGAAGAGCGGCAATCCCATTGGGCCCATCTTTTAACGGATTCAGTTTGGAACGATGACTTAGTTGATTATACCGATGAAGATCAAGCATTACGATTGGCTAAAAAAGCAATACAGGAATTTGTAAAAGAAGATTTAGAAATAGAAACAAAAGCAAAGGCCAAGGTAGCTTCCTTAAAAAGAGGAGTTATCGAAGGGTCCCCTGAATGGGAAATTATGTTTAAAAAATATTATGAAGAGGAAAGAAGAAAACATGGCCAAGAAAAATAA
- a CDS encoding transglycosylase domain-containing protein, which produces MSPMFRNRLKTILLAFTITLTLSIMLTAQVFTHYESELEKRLESKKFIHPTEFFAAPLQFRVGTFLNFPQTIDKFTKLNFRPRSLGQRLLSGDYLYSEKKNCETLLGSSNLDYAYCFGFVNKSVATENSDKEINWLFLDNSYLIMSITKGSPPINKDSIELEPELLAQYLNTEPIMQEELSLNEIPTYCPNAIMAIEDVHFLTHTGFSLTGTLRGLILPLLKGKKPQGGSTITQQLVKNYFLSNERSIKRKAQELVLSVLIEKKFSKDQILETYMNIIYMGQNGPFQLIGLGAASRFYFQKKLSDANLAECALLAAILNGPGVYNPFSKSEKALTRRNLVLSKMKGLDLISELEFEEAKKIPLPNKKPNLASETAPYYIDAVRKQMNELNLPLEGSKIFTGLNLELQQGAQESLTKHLEKLEKDNKKISDIKTKGKSLEGVVLSADNFDGLISVAVGGRNFRMTQFNRAIDSHRQVGSIFKPLVYLTALNKKSLTGENYHSLSLISDEKFEVKYENQKWSPENYSKNFFGPVPIYFALKNSLNAATAKLGIEIGLSEVIETAKALGAKSELKNLPSLTLGAFEMYPTEVLQIYSNIANLGNSQKLSFISKVLDSQNKILFEHAINHQQIFDQVSLSVLVSILKQTTRTGSAKQISAMHFDYPVAGKTGTTSDFKDAWFAGFTPFMTSIVWVGYDQNLVSGLTGASGAVPVWLQYMQLASNKFSKNDFSFPMDKLQKVIINSELIEKAKINKDLDPSIESFELLFDKNKLPSFIEKP; this is translated from the coding sequence ATGAGCCCTATGTTTAGAAACCGATTAAAGACCATTTTGTTAGCTTTTACAATCACTCTGACGCTGTCAATCATGCTGACAGCTCAGGTTTTCACACATTATGAATCGGAGCTTGAGAAAAGACTCGAATCCAAAAAGTTTATTCACCCCACAGAATTTTTCGCAGCACCCTTACAATTTAGAGTGGGAACCTTTTTAAATTTTCCTCAAACTATTGATAAGTTTACCAAGTTAAATTTTCGCCCTAGATCTTTAGGACAACGCTTGCTTTCAGGAGATTATCTTTACAGCGAAAAGAAAAATTGCGAGACCCTTTTAGGATCTTCAAACTTAGATTATGCTTACTGTTTCGGTTTTGTAAACAAATCAGTCGCGACAGAAAACTCAGACAAAGAAATCAATTGGCTTTTCTTAGATAATTCTTATTTAATCATGAGCATCACCAAGGGCTCTCCACCCATCAACAAAGACTCTATTGAACTAGAGCCCGAGCTTTTAGCACAATATTTAAACACTGAGCCCATCATGCAAGAAGAATTGTCACTCAACGAGATTCCAACCTACTGCCCAAATGCCATCATGGCCATTGAAGATGTCCATTTCTTAACTCATACGGGGTTTAGCTTAACTGGAACGCTCCGAGGATTAATCCTTCCGCTGCTCAAGGGCAAAAAACCTCAAGGTGGCAGCACGATCACTCAACAATTAGTTAAAAATTATTTTCTTTCCAACGAACGCTCTATCAAAAGAAAAGCCCAAGAACTTGTTCTTTCTGTATTAATTGAAAAAAAATTTAGCAAGGATCAGATTCTTGAAACCTATATGAATATCATCTACATGGGCCAAAATGGTCCTTTCCAATTGATTGGTCTTGGTGCTGCTAGTAGGTTTTATTTTCAAAAGAAGTTAAGCGATGCCAACCTTGCTGAGTGTGCCTTGCTTGCGGCTATCCTTAATGGTCCAGGCGTCTACAACCCATTTTCTAAAAGCGAAAAAGCATTAACAAGAAGAAATCTAGTTTTATCAAAAATGAAAGGGCTAGACCTTATTTCAGAACTGGAATTCGAAGAAGCAAAAAAAATCCCGCTTCCAAATAAAAAACCAAATCTCGCTTCTGAAACAGCTCCTTACTATATTGATGCTGTACGAAAACAGATGAATGAATTAAATCTCCCCCTTGAGGGCAGCAAAATTTTTACCGGATTAAATCTGGAGCTTCAACAAGGGGCTCAGGAATCGTTAACAAAACATCTTGAAAAATTAGAAAAAGATAATAAAAAAATTTCAGATATAAAAACCAAAGGAAAATCCTTAGAAGGGGTTGTCTTATCTGCTGATAATTTCGACGGATTAATCTCTGTAGCTGTTGGCGGACGCAACTTTAGAATGACTCAATTCAACCGTGCTATAGATAGTCATCGACAAGTTGGTTCTATCTTCAAACCACTGGTATACCTGACTGCGCTCAACAAAAAAAGCCTTACAGGTGAAAATTATCACTCGCTATCACTTATCTCTGATGAAAAATTTGAGGTTAAGTATGAAAATCAAAAATGGTCGCCAGAGAATTATTCCAAAAACTTTTTTGGACCCGTTCCCATTTATTTTGCCTTAAAAAATTCGCTGAATGCGGCCACTGCGAAGTTAGGAATTGAAATTGGTTTATCAGAAGTCATTGAGACAGCAAAAGCTTTAGGAGCCAAATCAGAACTAAAAAATCTGCCCTCTTTAACCCTTGGGGCTTTTGAAATGTATCCAACTGAAGTTCTACAAATTTATTCAAACATTGCTAATTTAGGAAATTCACAAAAACTGAGCTTTATTTCTAAAGTTTTAGATTCGCAAAATAAAATACTTTTTGAGCATGCCATTAATCATCAGCAGATTTTTGACCAAGTGAGCTTATCTGTTTTAGTTAGTATTTTAAAACAAACAACAAGGACTGGTTCTGCAAAACAAATCTCTGCGATGCATTTTGATTATCCTGTTGCTGGAAAAACAGGGACAACCAGCGACTTTAAAGATGCTTGGTTTGCTGGTTTTACACCCTTCATGACATCGATAGTATGGGTAGGTTATGATCAAAACTTAGTGTCTGGCTTAACTGGCGCCAGTGGAGCGGTCCCCGTTTGGCTTCAATACATGCAATTGGCATCCAACAAGTTTTCAAAAAATGATTTTTCATTTCCAATGGATAAATTACAAAAAGTTATTATCAACTCAGAATTAATTGAAAAAGCCAAAATTAATAAAGATCTCGATCCCTCTATAGAGTCTTTTGAATTACTTTTCGATAAAAACAAGCTTCCCTCTTTTATAGAAAAACCTTAA
- a CDS encoding CinA family protein, with translation MDRLSTKLDLLCEKLRRAHAVISFAESCTGGKLSAKLTEIPGVSDVFVGSVVCYSNSAKEDILGVLRETILKFGAVSEPVVLEMARGALKKFKSQWALSISGVAGPNGGTVDKPVGTVCFALIGPNFECTEKKYFLGSRVEIQEKSVDFAVDLVNKQI, from the coding sequence ATGGACAGATTAAGTACAAAGTTAGATCTTTTATGTGAAAAGCTTCGTCGCGCGCATGCAGTGATAAGTTTTGCTGAGAGTTGTACTGGAGGGAAGCTCTCTGCGAAATTGACGGAAATTCCAGGTGTCTCTGATGTCTTCGTGGGTTCCGTTGTGTGCTATTCCAATTCTGCGAAAGAAGATATTTTAGGGGTTCTTCGAGAAACAATTTTAAAATTTGGTGCCGTGAGTGAGCCCGTTGTCCTAGAAATGGCTAGGGGGGCTCTAAAAAAATTTAAGTCTCAATGGGCGCTCAGTATTTCTGGTGTTGCTGGTCCGAATGGGGGAACTGTGGATAAGCCAGTGGGTACTGTGTGTTTTGCATTGATAGGACCCAATTTTGAATGTACAGAAAAAAAATATTTTCTAGGTAGCAGGGTTGAAATTCAAGAAAAGTCTGTGGATTTCGCTGTGGACCTAGTGAATAAGCAAATTTAG
- a CDS encoding ABC-F family ATP-binding cassette domain-containing protein has product MIHISNITKQYGAKVFYKNASFQINNGEKIGLVGPNGAGKSTIFKIIVGEEGFDSGTISKSERTVIGYFSQNIEEMEGRSALQEVISSAGKISELQKQIVSYEHQLASPDLTEEQMTKILEHYGEVQADFERLGGYDLEARAQEILTGLGIGPEDYHRPTESFSGGWKMRIALAKILLMNPDVLLMDEPTNHLDLESIIWLEEWLRQFKGALLMTSHDREFLNRLVSKIVEVAYQTITVYSGNYDFYEKEKAIRKEQLIAAAKRQEEMLAKEEEFIARFAARASHAAQVQSRVKKIEKIDRIEIPLEEKEIQFVWPVPARGGDEVVKFENLTKIWQSKEGKEKLVFKNASALVKRLDRVAVVGVNGAGKSTLLKIIAKETEPTSGFLQIGSSIEVGYFSQNSLDVLSPQNTIIEEIHSHLPTAGLGQIRSLLGAFKFSGEEADKKISILSGGEKSRVVLATILARPVNLLILDEPTNHLDITSREMLLQAVKNFPGTVIIVSHDRFFLREITTRVFELDKNNLNVYDGIWDYYIEKSERLKNNKLLNR; this is encoded by the coding sequence ATGATACATATTTCTAATATAACCAAACAATATGGTGCTAAAGTTTTCTATAAAAATGCTTCTTTTCAAATCAATAATGGAGAAAAAATTGGTTTGGTTGGTCCAAATGGAGCTGGTAAATCCACTATTTTTAAAATTATTGTTGGTGAAGAAGGTTTTGATTCGGGAACCATCAGCAAGTCCGAAAGAACGGTCATCGGGTATTTTTCACAAAATATTGAAGAAATGGAAGGCCGATCTGCGCTTCAAGAGGTCATTTCATCTGCTGGTAAAATAAGTGAATTGCAAAAACAAATTGTTTCCTATGAACACCAACTGGCTTCTCCAGATTTAACGGAAGAACAAATGACCAAGATATTGGAACACTATGGAGAAGTTCAAGCGGATTTTGAAAGGCTTGGAGGCTATGATTTGGAAGCGAGAGCTCAGGAGATTCTCACCGGTTTGGGAATAGGTCCGGAAGATTACCATCGCCCTACAGAAAGCTTTAGTGGCGGTTGGAAAATGAGAATTGCTCTGGCAAAAATTCTTTTAATGAATCCCGACGTGTTGCTCATGGACGAACCGACTAACCATTTAGATCTAGAGTCTATCATTTGGTTGGAGGAATGGCTTAGACAGTTTAAGGGGGCCTTGTTGATGACGAGCCATGATCGGGAGTTCTTAAATCGATTAGTAAGTAAAATTGTTGAGGTTGCGTATCAGACAATTACCGTTTACTCAGGAAATTATGATTTTTATGAGAAAGAAAAAGCGATACGAAAAGAACAATTGATAGCAGCAGCTAAGAGACAAGAAGAAATGTTAGCAAAAGAAGAAGAATTTATTGCTCGATTTGCAGCAAGAGCTTCGCATGCAGCTCAAGTTCAATCTCGAGTTAAAAAAATTGAAAAAATTGATAGAATTGAAATCCCTTTAGAAGAAAAAGAGATTCAATTTGTTTGGCCCGTTCCAGCTCGAGGTGGAGACGAGGTCGTCAAATTTGAAAATCTAACTAAAATTTGGCAAAGCAAGGAAGGCAAAGAGAAGCTCGTATTTAAAAACGCCAGTGCCTTAGTTAAACGACTTGATCGCGTGGCTGTCGTTGGAGTTAATGGAGCAGGAAAGTCCACTTTACTTAAGATCATTGCAAAAGAAACGGAGCCAACAAGTGGTTTTTTACAAATTGGTTCGAGCATTGAAGTGGGTTATTTTAGCCAGAACTCGTTAGACGTATTATCACCACAGAATACGATCATAGAAGAAATTCATAGCCATTTGCCTACAGCAGGCTTGGGACAAATTAGAAGTCTTTTAGGTGCCTTTAAGTTTTCTGGAGAAGAGGCAGATAAGAAAATTTCAATCCTTTCGGGTGGAGAAAAAAGTCGGGTTGTTTTGGCAACTATTTTAGCTCGACCAGTTAATTTATTGATATTAGATGAACCAACAAATCATTTAGATATAACTTCTCGTGAAATGCTTTTACAGGCAGTAAAAAACTTCCCTGGAACTGTTATTATTGTAAGCCATGATAGGTTTTTTCTTAGAGAAATCACCACTCGAGTTTTTGAGCTCGATAAAAACAATTTGAATGTTTATGATGGAATTTGGGATTACTATATTGAAAAATCAGAGCGTTTAAAAAACAATAAATTGCTCAATAGATAA
- a CDS encoding TIGR02147 family protein, protein MSKSFTIFAYNDYKKFFNAWVELKPKNGYGEYRKVSQALNLSTTMISQVFKSDKHLSMEMAADLCDYLGLTDDETDFFLLLVEYQKAGSFKLKTKLERQIKKSQEKSAKLESKVKKDIELSDGDKVIYYSSWLFQAVRLLSDIDGFGDADDIALRLNLPKNQIQKVIHFLLETNLCKREKGLLKMGPAITHINSKSPMVSRHHLNWRLRGHQQMTFNDEKNFFATVPMVLSVELAEKLRQELPQFIQNITSEIVSSKSEVVRCLNIDFFEY, encoded by the coding sequence ATGTCTAAATCCTTCACTATTTTTGCCTATAACGATTATAAAAAGTTTTTCAATGCTTGGGTTGAGCTCAAACCTAAAAATGGTTACGGAGAATATCGCAAGGTCTCGCAAGCTCTCAATCTTTCTACAACCATGATCAGCCAAGTATTTAAGTCTGACAAACATCTAAGCATGGAAATGGCGGCAGATCTGTGTGACTACCTAGGCCTTACTGATGATGAAACTGATTTTTTTTTGCTTTTGGTTGAATATCAAAAGGCAGGAAGCTTTAAGCTAAAAACTAAACTTGAAAGACAAATTAAGAAATCTCAGGAAAAATCTGCAAAATTGGAAAGTAAAGTAAAAAAAGATATTGAATTGTCCGATGGAGATAAGGTGATTTACTATTCAAGTTGGCTTTTTCAAGCTGTTCGACTCTTATCTGATATTGATGGCTTTGGCGATGCTGATGATATCGCACTTCGTTTGAATTTACCAAAAAATCAAATTCAAAAAGTGATCCACTTTCTTTTAGAAACAAATCTTTGCAAGCGCGAAAAAGGGCTGCTAAAGATGGGCCCAGCCATTACTCATATCAATTCTAAATCGCCCATGGTATCTAGACATCATTTAAATTGGCGCCTTCGAGGTCATCAGCAAATGACTTTCAATGATGAAAAAAATTTCTTTGCCACAGTTCCAATGGTTTTATCCGTGGAGCTCGCAGAAAAGTTAAGGCAAGAGTTGCCGCAATTCATTCAAAATATAACCTCGGAAATAGTTTCGTCAAAATCAGAAGTGGTTCGTTGCTTAAATATTGATTTTTTCGAGTACTAA
- a CDS encoding DUF507 family protein, translating into MKISNQHLEVIVNKVLKSWKDQNIVQFKVDEKKVYSRLVEALRTDYQKELDLEKEVNKMLDDLERSNSGQFQRFKMYPMLKQKLAKEKKVIL; encoded by the coding sequence ATGAAAATATCAAATCAGCATTTAGAAGTCATTGTTAATAAGGTTCTAAAGTCTTGGAAAGATCAGAATATAGTTCAATTTAAAGTCGATGAAAAAAAAGTATACTCTCGACTCGTTGAAGCTCTTCGAACTGATTATCAAAAAGAACTCGATTTAGAAAAAGAAGTGAATAAAATGTTAGATGATTTAGAGAGAAGTAATTCGGGGCAATTTCAAAGATTTAAAATGTATCCCATGTTAAAACAAAAATTAGCAAAAGAAAAAAAGGTGATTCTATGA
- the recA gene encoding recombinase RecA, with the protein MNTEKETKESQKNHGEKLKALELAVSTIEKQFGKGSIMRLGVSDSLHKDIEVISTGSLSLDIALGIGGLPKGRIVEVYGPESSGKTTIALSVIAQAQKKGGVVAFIDAEHALDVNYAKKLGVNAEDLLISQPDTGEQALEIAETLVRSGAVDVIVVDSVAALVPRAEIEGEMGDSHMGLQARLMSQALRKLTAAINRSNTLMIFINQIRMKIGVMFGNPETTTGGNALKFYASVRMDVRRVGAIKDGEEITGNRTAVKIVKNKLAPPFTKTEFDLMYNEGISAEGDVLDLAVVANLVDKSGAWFSYKGERMGQGRDQAKQYLRQNPEAMATLRNQLLSSHGIGKLLLTAEGSAPMTEEEELELSEASKAAAKKDKDKKKSSIAKH; encoded by the coding sequence ATGAACACAGAAAAAGAAACAAAAGAATCGCAAAAAAATCATGGGGAAAAATTGAAAGCTCTTGAGCTTGCCGTTTCAACAATTGAAAAACAATTTGGCAAGGGCTCTATCATGCGCTTGGGGGTTAGTGATTCTTTACATAAAGATATTGAGGTTATCAGCACAGGTTCTTTAAGTTTAGACATTGCTCTTGGCATCGGCGGATTACCCAAGGGAAGAATCGTTGAGGTTTATGGGCCAGAGTCTTCTGGCAAAACAACGATTGCTTTATCTGTGATCGCTCAAGCGCAAAAAAAAGGAGGCGTCGTTGCTTTTATTGATGCTGAACATGCGTTGGACGTGAATTACGCTAAAAAGCTCGGTGTCAATGCTGAGGATTTATTGATCTCTCAGCCAGATACGGGGGAGCAAGCCTTGGAAATCGCGGAAACCCTTGTCAGATCTGGTGCTGTCGATGTGATCGTGGTCGACTCTGTGGCCGCCTTAGTCCCCAGGGCAGAGATTGAGGGAGAAATGGGTGATAGCCATATGGGACTGCAAGCTCGCCTTATGTCTCAGGCTCTCAGAAAATTAACAGCGGCTATTAATAGATCCAACACATTGATGATTTTTATTAATCAAATTCGTATGAAAATTGGTGTGATGTTTGGTAACCCCGAAACCACAACTGGTGGAAATGCACTTAAGTTTTATGCTTCAGTGAGAATGGATGTCAGACGTGTTGGTGCTATCAAAGATGGCGAGGAAATTACTGGAAATAGAACAGCAGTTAAAATTGTAAAGAACAAATTAGCACCTCCATTTACTAAAACAGAATTTGATTTGATGTACAATGAGGGGATTTCCGCAGAGGGTGATGTTTTAGATCTGGCGGTAGTTGCCAATCTTGTTGATAAATCAGGAGCCTGGTTTAGTTATAAAGGGGAGCGAATGGGCCAAGGTCGTGATCAGGCCAAGCAATATCTAAGACAAAACCCAGAGGCAATGGCAACCCTTAGAAATCAACTGCTGTCCTCCCATGGAATTGGTAAATTACTTCTTACAGCAGAGGGGAGCGCTCCAATGACTGAGGAAGAAGAGTTAGAATTGTCTGAGGCTTCCAAGGCTGCAGCTAAAAAAGATAAAGACAAGAAAAAATCTTCGATAGCAAAACACTAA
- the groL gene encoding chaperonin GroEL (60 kDa chaperone family; promotes refolding of misfolded polypeptides especially under stressful conditions; forms two stacked rings of heptamers to form a barrel-shaped 14mer; ends can be capped by GroES; misfolded proteins enter the barrel where they are refolded when GroES binds), whose protein sequence is MSKELRFSEDARHLILKGVNTLANAVRVTLGPKGRNVVIEKSFGSPLITKDGVTVAKEIELENKFENMGAQMVKEVASKTNDEAGDGTTTATVLAQAIYREGAKIVTAGHNPMAVKRGIDKAVATIVTELKAMSKPVKGSNEVAQVGSISANNDKEIGTMLADAMDKVGKEGVITIEESKTAKTEVSVVEGMQFDRGYLSPYFVTNSERMEAVLENTYVLVYDKKISSMKDMIPLLEGVAKQGRQFLIIAEDVDGEALATLVVNKLRGTLHVCAVKAPGFGDRRKAMLEDIAVLTGATVVSEDMGRKLEQATVADLGIAKRVVVDKDNTTIIDGSGKKAEIQARVTQIKAQIEETTSDYDKEKLKERLAKLSGGVAVIHVGAPTEVEMKEKKARVEDALNATRAAVEEGIVAGGGTALVRASLKVDKSKYSEDESWGAAIIKRACEEPLRQIAHNAGLDGAIVLDRVISNKSTAWGYNAYSDEYTDLIKDGVIDPVKVVRCALENAASVASLMLTTETMIAEAPKKEDKMSAGGGAGMGGMGGMGGMGDMM, encoded by the coding sequence ATGAGTAAAGAATTACGTTTTTCAGAAGATGCAAGACATCTTATCTTAAAGGGAGTTAATACCCTTGCAAATGCAGTAAGAGTCACCCTTGGCCCAAAAGGAAGAAATGTTGTTATTGAAAAATCTTTTGGATCACCCTTGATCACAAAAGATGGTGTCACTGTTGCTAAAGAAATCGAATTAGAAAATAAATTCGAAAATATGGGCGCTCAAATGGTTAAGGAAGTTGCTTCTAAGACTAACGATGAAGCAGGTGATGGAACCACGACAGCAACGGTATTGGCTCAAGCTATTTACAGAGAAGGGGCAAAAATCGTAACTGCTGGACATAATCCAATGGCAGTTAAACGTGGTATTGATAAAGCAGTGGCTACTATTGTTACTGAATTAAAAGCGATGTCTAAACCAGTTAAAGGTTCTAATGAAGTGGCTCAAGTTGGTTCTATTTCTGCGAACAACGATAAAGAAATAGGTACGATGCTGGCAGATGCTATGGATAAAGTTGGAAAAGAAGGTGTTATCACTATTGAAGAATCAAAGACAGCAAAAACGGAAGTTAGTGTTGTTGAAGGTATGCAATTTGATAGAGGCTACTTGTCTCCTTATTTCGTAACTAACTCAGAGAGAATGGAAGCGGTTTTAGAAAATACTTACGTTCTTGTTTATGACAAAAAAATCTCATCAATGAAAGATATGATTCCTTTACTTGAAGGAGTTGCAAAACAAGGAAGACAATTTCTAATCATTGCTGAAGATGTTGATGGTGAAGCTTTAGCAACCTTAGTTGTTAATAAATTAAGAGGAACTTTACATGTATGTGCTGTTAAAGCTCCTGGTTTTGGCGATAGAAGAAAAGCGATGCTAGAAGATATTGCTGTTCTTACTGGTGCCACAGTTGTTTCTGAGGATATGGGAAGAAAACTTGAGCAGGCTACGGTTGCTGATTTGGGTATTGCTAAGCGAGTTGTTGTGGATAAAGACAACACAACAATTATCGATGGAAGCGGTAAGAAAGCAGAAATTCAAGCACGAGTGACTCAAATCAAAGCTCAGATTGAAGAGACAACTTCTGACTACGATAAAGAAAAACTAAAAGAAAGATTAGCTAAGCTTTCTGGTGGTGTGGCTGTGATTCATGTTGGCGCACCTACTGAAGTTGAAATGAAAGAGAAAAAAGCACGTGTTGAAGACGCTTTGAATGCGACTCGAGCTGCTGTTGAAGAAGGTATTGTTGCTGGTGGTGGAACAGCCTTAGTAAGAGCTTCTTTAAAAGTTGATAAATCTAAGTACAGTGAAGATGAGTCTTGGGGTGCTGCTATCATTAAGCGCGCTTGTGAAGAGCCTTTACGACAAATTGCTCACAATGCTGGTCTTGACGGAGCTATTGTCCTAGATAGAGTGATTTCTAATAAATCAACGGCTTGGGGATACAATGCTTATTCTGATGAGTACACGGATCTTATAAAAGACGGAGTTATTGACCCAGTTAAAGTTGTAAGATGTGCTTTAGAGAACGCTGCTTCTGTAGCTTCTTTAATGCTAACAACAGAGACAATGATTGCTGAAGCTCCTAAAAAAGAAGATAAAATGTCTGCTGGTGGCGGCGCTGGAATGGGCGGCATGGGAGGAATGGGTGGTATGGGCGATATGATGTAA
- a CDS encoding co-chaperone GroES — MAKKNKTKVMIKSKSKSKPKSKPKLKAKTKSNAKPKVLTKGKLAKGKVATIIKGKSKVAPQVKTKVKVAPKAMPKAMSKTISKVMSKTMPTTKIKVSLMPAKKVMSKIDFQNWVTPLDDRLLVMISEGEKMTPGGLYIPDTVTDVSGNMKGVVAAVGRGHLDKKGKIRPLDVKKGDQVIFSQFSGSKIEYQGETVIFLRESDVLGIVNN; from the coding sequence ATGGCCAAGAAAAATAAAACTAAAGTTATGATTAAATCCAAGTCTAAATCCAAACCAAAATCCAAGCCTAAGCTTAAAGCTAAGACAAAGTCTAACGCTAAGCCTAAAGTACTAACAAAGGGTAAATTAGCAAAAGGTAAGGTGGCGACTATAATTAAAGGTAAATCTAAGGTGGCGCCTCAGGTTAAAACTAAAGTTAAAGTGGCTCCAAAGGCAATGCCTAAAGCTATGTCCAAAACTATATCTAAGGTTATGTCTAAAACTATGCCTACAACAAAAATCAAAGTTTCCTTGATGCCCGCTAAGAAAGTTATGAGTAAAATTGATTTTCAAAATTGGGTAACACCTTTGGACGATCGTCTTTTAGTAATGATTTCTGAAGGTGAAAAAATGACTCCTGGTGGTTTGTATATTCCTGATACGGTAACAGATGTGTCTGGAAATATGAAAGGTGTTGTGGCCGCCGTTGGCAGAGGTCATTTAGACAAAAAAGGTAAGATCCGTCCATTGGATGTTAAGAAAGGTGATCAAGTCATTTTTTCTCAATTTTCTGGAAGCAAGATTGAGTATCAAGGCGAAACGGTCATTTTTTTGAGAGAATCTGATGTACTTGGTATTGTTAATAATTAA
- the groES gene encoding co-chaperone GroES, giving the protein MGVRPLHDRILVRRMAEEEKTAGGLFIPDTAKEKPQKGEIIATGKGRVTEDGKVLPLEVKTGDKVLFSKYSGTELKLDGNEYLMMREEDVLGVFN; this is encoded by the coding sequence ATTGGCGTTCGTCCATTGCACGACAGAATTTTAGTACGTCGTATGGCAGAAGAAGAAAAAACGGCTGGTGGGTTATTTATCCCTGACACAGCAAAAGAAAAACCACAAAAAGGTGAAATTATTGCTACAGGAAAAGGCCGAGTTACTGAAGATGGTAAAGTTTTACCACTTGAAGTAAAGACGGGTGATAAGGTTTTGTTCAGTAAATATTCTGGAACAGAGTTAAAGCTAGATGGAAATGAATATTTAATGATGAGAGAAGAAGACGTTCTTGGAGTTTTTAACTAA